Proteins encoded within one genomic window of Cyanobacteriota bacterium:
- a CDS encoding nucleotidyltransferase: protein MRKLDALKLVQSHQEELRTLGVKSLNLFGSVARDQALVELDESIGFFEFFRIKHYLEDLFQCLVDLGTVDALKEHLRQPILEEAVHVF from the coding sequence ATGAGGAAGTTGGATGCACTCAAGCTAGTTCAATCTCACCAGGAGGAGCTACGAACGTTAGGCGTTAAGTCGCTCAATCTTTTTGGCTCCGTGGCCCGCGATCAAGCCTTAGTGGAACTCGATGAATCTATTGGCTTCTTTGAGTTTTTCCGCATCAAACATTATCTGGAAGATCTGTTTCAGTGTCTTGTTGATTTAGGAACTGTTGACGCGCTCAAAGAACATCTCAGGCAACCGATCTTGGAGGAAGCAGTTCATGTTTTCTAG
- a CDS encoding DUF86 domain-containing protein: protein MNRDQTYLIDIATTCQTVIELIQGMSQSSFVADKRTHLAVLYEITVIGEIVKRLSSEFRQDHPEIPWRQIAGMRDKLVHDYNKVDLDLTWEVTQSSIPELLEFVLPLLPQEEVDYDS from the coding sequence ATGAATCGTGATCAAACCTACCTAATTGATATTGCTACGACTTGTCAAACCGTGATTGAACTGATTCAAGGCATGAGTCAATCATCGTTTGTCGCAGACAAGCGCACCCACCTTGCTGTGCTGTATGAAATTACGGTTATCGGAGAAATTGTCAAGCGGCTCTCTTCAGAATTTCGGCAAGACCATCCAGAAATACCGTGGCGGCAAATCGCTGGAATGCGGGATAAGTTAGTGCATGACTACAACAAGGTCGACCTAGATTTGACCTGGGAAGTGACTCAATCTAGTATTCCTGAGCTTCTGGAGTTTGTGCTGCCCCTGCTACCCCAAGAGGAGGTTGACTATGATAGTTGA